One region of Purpureocillium takamizusanense chromosome 4, complete sequence genomic DNA includes:
- a CDS encoding uncharacterized protein (COG:S~EggNog:ENOG503NX9C) codes for MGIFSRREKAPKGNSSLATSHSTGSVNSNHSRAIPSRTSGGSATAGTPMSPMSPVKLPKVDLPRPPDPQLDPTGYLRSLGAVRERSKIIFDKASRNELNHFDVDLDKLSDVVSFVSGLIKRDYDAPFNTIPGHGRYQHFCVGGRDRIADMLSTWPEGVDSTERCRRMIDLFLISVLLDAGAGTQWSYKSNENGRVYRRSEGLAIASLEMFKSGVFSGNPSNKTQVDKVGLQSLNVEKLEAGLQSRPGNELAGLQGRTELLIRLAKALGSNEEFFGKDGRPGNMIDHLLSHPSTQASSMLIVPLHVLWNVLMTGLASIWPPSRTALNGVSLGDAWPCKAMPKAGSASWESILPFHKLTQWLTYSLMQPMQSLLNMHFAGTELLTGLPEYRNGGLFVDMGVLTLKPDDLERGLQHYAEHCRRTGSKGIEVAPMFEPGDDVVVEWRGLTVGLLDKLHEEVNKFLKAELAGNELTLPQLLEAGSWKGGREIAEIHRPNTKEPPILIDSDGTVF; via the exons ATGGGCATCTTCTCTCGGAGAGAAAAGGCTCCCAAGGGAAACTCTTCCCTGGCCACTTCTCACTCCACAGGCAGCGTCAATTCGAACCATTCGCGAGCCATTCCCAGCCGAACGTCAGGAGGAAGCGCAACCGCCGGCACCCCAATGTCCCCCATGTCCCCAGTCAAGCTTCCCAAAGTCGAtctccctcgccctcccGACCCGCAGCTGGACCCGACCGGCTACCTCCGAAGCTTGGGGGCGGTGAGGGAACGGAGCAAGATTATCTTCGACAAGGCCTCTCGCAACGAATTGAACCACTTCGACGTCGATCTCGACAAGCTTTCGGACGTGGTCAGCTTCGTGTCTGGCTTGATCAAG CGCGACTATGACGCCCCGTTCAACACGATccccggccatggccgatACCAACACTTCTGCGTCGGTGGCCGCGACCGCATTGCCGACATGCTCTCTACTTGGCCCGAAGGCGTTGATAGCACTGAGCGCTGTCGCCGAATGATCGACCTTTTTCTCATCAGTGTTCTCCTAgatgccggtgccggcaCCCAGTGGAGCTACAAGAGTAACGAAAACGGACGAGTTTACCGACGGTCCGAAGGCCTGGCCATTGCCAGCCTGGAAATGTTCAAATCA GGCGTCTTCTCGGGCAATCCTTCCAACAAAACACAAGTTGACAAGGTCGGCTTGCAATCGCTAAATGTGGAGAAGCTTGAAGCCGGCCTCCAGTCGCGCCCTGGCAATGAACTCGCTGGTCTGCAGGGCCGCACTGAGCTACTCATCAGACTGGCGAAGGCCTTGGGGAGCAATGAGGAATTCTTCGGCAAGGACGGCCGTCCTGGTAATATGATCG ATCACCTGCTGTCTCACCCCTCCACTCAGGCTTCTTCGATGCTCATTGTTCCACTGCACGTGCTATGGAATGTTCTCATGACCGGCCTTGCCAGTATCTGGCCGCCATCCCGAACGGCTCTTAACGGGGTGTCACTGGGCGACGCGTGGCCGTGCAAGGCGATGCCCAAGGCTGGAAGCGCCTCCTGGGAATCTATCCTGCCATTCCACAAGCTGACGCAGTGGCTCACATACTCCCTCATGCAGCCAATGCAATCGCTGCTCAACATGCACTTTGCAGGCACGGAGCTGCTGACAGGTCTTCCGGAGTATCGCAATGGCGGCCTCTTCGTTGACATGGGGGTGCTCACGCTAAAGCCCGATGACCTCGAACGGGGCTTGCAACATTACGCGGAGCACTGtcgacggacgggcagcaAGGGTATCGAGGTCGCCCCGATGTTCGAACCAGGTGATGACGTGGTGGTCGAATGGAGGGGGCTGACGGTTGGCCTATTGGACAAGCTTCATGAGGAAGTCAACAAATTTCTCAAGGCCGAGTTGGCCGGTAATGAGTTGACTTTACCGCAGTTGCTGGAGGCGGGAAGCTGGAAG GGTGGCCGCGAGATTGCCGAGATCCATCGGCCAAATACGAAGGAGCCACCGATTCtcatcgacagcgacggTACAGTTTTCTGA
- a CDS encoding uncharacterized protein (COG:U~EggNog:ENOG503NWMC~TransMembrane:4 (o199-221i283-310o330-351i363-391o)), whose protein sequence is MLPSRGIARSLPSTGPARRQLQSRWTKSSSPSALSLRIRNGRQFGTVIAASSGSSPLRSRSIAAPMMLGGMASSSRAFSLWGWGGGKKDVAAPVHDPAAATASSPTPTPLSSTSTSASTSTNTLPPPTDIAAPTFGPTARGPINPMTDIQLYPEVASGDVLSSGVDITKIPETLGYLHALGLDYGWGPTSAMQWVLEHVHIWTGLGWGASIMATAVLLRLVMFFPQVRSLQFNGVMQKMRKDPRSQEAMKLIQQGLQERDMEMRQRGQYLNKMLKQQYGASNWGMLWSFMQIPFTFGLFRIVSGMTHIPVPSLETAGYLWFTDLTATDPYFVLPAVGTSLMIGALALNAKYTPEAQRKMLKNMAYVFGVVGFVGTTFLSSAVNLMTVALGASTLLQSIILNIPAVRSIFNLPPAPADAPKTVTYEAPRATATPQGIRERMSSGLNDMKKGFSEQVTNYTGQHQGTEAEKAERKRKDLLRKLEETRRQQERDEFEKKYKGKR, encoded by the exons ATGCTTCCAAGCAGGGGAATCGCGCGGTCCCTCCCCTCGAccgggccggcgcggcggcagctccaaAGCCGGTGGACA AAATCATCTTCACCGAGCGCATTGTCGCTGCGCATTCGCAATGGGCGACAGTTCGGCACAGTCATCGCGGCTTCGTCCGGGAGCTCTCCGCTCCGGAGCCGGTCCATAGCCGCACCGATGATGCTCGGCGGCATGGCTtcgtcctcgcgcgccttctccctctggggctggggcggcggcaagaaggacGTGGCCGCGCCGGTGCATGACCCTGCAGCCGCCACAGCGtcatcaccaacaccaacaccactgtcatcaacatcaacatcagCATCAACATCCACCAAcacccttcccccccccacgGACATCGCCGCTCCAACCTTCGGACCGACAGCCAGAGGCCCAATCAACCCGATGACCGACATACAATTATATCCCGAGGTGGCATCAGGCGACGTGCTCAGCAGCGGTGTGGACATTACCAAAATACCCGAGACGCTCGGCTACctgcacgccctcggcctcgactaCGGCTGGGGCCCGACGTCGGCCATGCAGTGGGTGCTCGAGCACGTCCACATCTGGACGGGCCTCGGCTGGGGCgcctccatcatggccacggccgtcctgctccgcctcgtcaTGTTCTTCCCCCAGGTCCGCAGCCTGCAGTTCAACGGCGTCATGCAGAAGATGCGCAAGGATCCGCGCTCCCAGGAGGCCATGAAGCTCATCCAGCAGGGCCTCCAGGAGCGCGACATGGAGATGCGCCAGAGGGGCCAGTACCTCAACAAGATGCTCAAGCAGCAGTACGGCGCCAGCAACTGGGGCATGCTGTGGTCCTTTATGCAGATCCCCTTCACCTTTGGCCTGTTCCGCATCGTCAGCGGCATGACCCATATCCCCGTCCCCTCACTCGAGACGGCCGGCTACCTGTGGTTCACCGATCTGACGGCCACCGACCCGTACTTTGTGCTGCCGGCCGTCGGCACCAGCCTCATGatcggcgccctcgcg CTCAACGCCAAGTACACCCCTGAGGCGCAACGGAAGATGCTCAAGAACATGGCCTACGtctttggcgtcgtcggttTCGTCGGCACCACCTTcctctcctcggccgtcaaCCTCATgaccgtcgccctcggcgcctccACCCTCCTCCAGTCCATCATCCTCAACATCCCTGCCGTCCGCTCCATCTTCAAcctcccccccgcgcccgccgacgcccccaaGACGGTCACCTACGAGGCTCCacgcgccacggccacccCTCAGGGCATCCGCGAGCGCATGTCGAGCGGCCTCAATGACATGAAGAAGGGCTTCTCGGAGCAGGTCACCAACTACACGGGCCAGCATCAGGGCACCGAGGCCGAAAAGGCGgagcgcaagcgcaaggacCTCTTGcgcaagctcgaggagacgCGCAGACAGCAGGAACGTGACGAGTTCGAGAAGAAGTACAAGGGCAAGCGATGA
- a CDS encoding Monoamine oxidase (EggNog:ENOG503NYHX~COG:Q) gives MAPSPQSVDVVVVGAGLSGLRAARELHSAGLKYVVLEARDRIGGKTLSVQASPGGKGLVDMGAAWINDTSQSEMYNLAREFGFDLVEQRTGGTSLYRDGEGEVHCIPYGVPAKLEPEQLRQVEQLLQVISEHVDKCDLEHPAGGLDAQRLDSITVKEYADGFNDPGASQLVNAITRSLLGVESDELSALFFLDTLKRGTGLTNVLSDHKDGGQYLRNRQGNQAFCERLAAGLHADSVKVNCAVEAISPRDAGCVVEASNGASYKAHRVIVSVPTPFYSSIRFDPDLPPGKKTLSQSTESGYYTKTVLVFDEPWWHSTNLSGEYSSANGPIGFTRDTCVPADGQYSITCFHTGASGRQWSTLSAEERRRVVLEDFRAAFRKVVDPVPEPIHVVEKDWTQDEWARGGPGPIMKTGLLAGEAGKSISESFGNIHFVGTETSPMWRGYMEGAVRSGIRGGKEVAAALTK, from the exons ATGGCGCCATCTCCCCAGTccgtcgatgtcgtcgtcgtgggtgCCGGGCTCAGCGGCCTGCGAGCCGCCAGAGAACTCCACAGCGCTGGCCTCAAGTACGTTGTCCTCGAAGCAAGGGATCGGATTGGCGGAAAGACGCTTTCGGTGCAGGCATCTCCCGGTGGCAAAGGTCTTGTAGACATGGGTGCGGCGTGGATAAACGACACGAGCCAGTCCGAGATGTATAACCTGGCAAGGGAGTTTGGGTTCGACCTGGTCGAGCAACGCACAGGAGGGACCAGCCTCTACAgagatggcgagggcgaggtgcaTTGCATTCCGTACGGGGTGCCGGCCAAG CTTGAACCAGAGCAGCTCCGTCAAGTCGAGCAACTCCTACAGGTCATTTCCGAGCACGTCGACAAATGCGACCTGGAACACCCCGCAGGGGGGCTTGATGCCCAGCGTTTGGATTCCATCACAGTCAAAGAGTATGCGGATGGTTTCAACGACCCAGGGGCATCGCAACTGGTGAACGCCATCACGCGCAGCCTGCTGGGGGTCGAGAGCGATGAGCTTAGCGCCCTTTTCTTCCTGGACACTTTGAAACGAGGGACCGGCTTGACCAACGTGCTGTCCGATCATAAAGACGGCGGTCAGTATCTCCGGAACCGCCAAG GCAACCAAGCCTTCTGCGAACGGCTCGCCGCGGGGCTCCACGCCGATAGCGTCAAGGTCAATTGCGCTGTGGAAGCGATCTCCCCGCGAGACGCTggctgcgtcgtcgaagcAAGCAACGGGGCCTCGTATAAGGCACACAGGGTCATCGTCTCGGTGCCCACACCCTTCTACTCGAGCATACGCTTCGACCCGGATCTCCCGCCGGGCAAGAAGACGCTCAGCCAGTCGACAGAGTCCGGCTACTACACCAAGACAgtcctcgtcttcgacgaGCCGTGGTGGCATTCCACAAACCTCTCCGGCGAGTACAGCTCCGCCAACGGGCCCATCGGCTTCACGCGCGACACCTGCGTCCCCGCAGACGGGCAGTACAGCATCACCTGCTTCCACACCGGGGCCTCAGGCCGGCAGTGGTCGACGCTCTCCGCCGAGGAACGAAGGCGCGTCGTGCTGGAGGATTTTCGCGCCGCGTTCCGCAAGGTAGTCGACCCGGTTCCGGAGCCTATCCATGTTGTCGAGAAAGACTGGACGCAAGACGAGTGGGCGCGAGGGGGGCCGGGTCCGATTATGAAAACTGGGCTTTTGGCTGGGGAGGCGGGCAAGAGCATCTCCGAATCATTTGGAAATATTCATTTTGTTGGCACGGAGACGTCGCCCATGTGGCGGGGATATATGGAAGGGGCTGTAAGGTCGGGAATCCGAGGAGGCAAGGAGGTAGCTGCGGCTTTGACGAAATAG
- a CDS encoding uncharacterized protein (EggNog:ENOG503P4NY~COG:S~TransMembrane:1 (i44-64o)): protein MGLLREREQSQPSHEMYEALLSESDADIQKVQLLQRHSRRCKTFIWLSCFTNVLFAAGIISLLVRQGTIDPSLYDAAHWPGSYSPAEEAVKYVPRQFLAAFGKETSPYQGWPTDEQDQMWEDMYIYGTTFQIDQKEHDRLINKTEHVAIPGLEDKYMTGLDVFHQLHCLNMIRQNLYPKRYNSSIVREDGTIDYPKWRHVDHCIESIRQSITCNVDISMIRYKWSSYDMIEPQLGVMHMCRDFDRIRDWAYQRYVDPGNRRQHVENGRIVDYSEAGTSFEDNAADYAPKGWDKTINDL from the exons ATGGGCCTGCTACGAGAGCGAGAACAGTCACAACCATCCCATGAGATGTACGAGGCTCTCCTGTCCGAGAGCGACGCGGATATTCAGAAAGTGCAACTTCTTCAACGCCATAGCAGACGCTGTAAGACTTTCATCTGGCTATCATGTTTCACAAATGTCCTCTTTGCTGCGGGGATCATATCGCTGCTGGTGAGGCAAGGCACGATTGATCCCTCTCTCTACGACGCAGCACACTGGCCAGGCTCTTACT CACCTGCTGAGGAGGCCGTGAAATATGTGCCGCGCCAGTTCCTTGCGGCCTTTGGCAAAGAGACGTCTCCCTACCAGGGCTGGCCGACTGACGAGCAGGACCAGATGTGGGAAGACATGTACATAT ACGGGACAACATTTCAGATCGACCAAAAAGAGCACGATCGCCTCATTAACAAGACCGAACACGTTGCTATACCTGGGTTGGAAGACAAGTACATGACGGGACTTGACGTCTTTCACCAGCTGCATTGCCTG AACATGATCCGCCAGAACCTCTATCCCAAAAGATACAATTCATCCATAGTTCGAGAAGACGGTACAATCGACTATCCCAAATGGAGACATGTCG ACCACTGCATCGAGTCAATACGACAATCAATCACTTGCAACGTCGACATTAGCATGATTAGATACAAGTGGTCTTCGTACGACATGATTGAGCCACAGCTCGGTGTCATGCACATGTGTCGCGATTTTGACAGAATTCGCGACTGGGCGTACCAGCGCTATGTCGATCCGGGCAATCGGCGACAGCACGTCGAGAACGGCAGGATTGTCGACTACTCAGAGGCCGGCACCAGCTTCGAGGATAATGCGGCGGATTATGCTCCCAAAGGGTGGGATAAAACTATAAATGATCTTTAG
- a CDS encoding uncharacterized protein (EggNog:ENOG503PGJH) has translation MDINRAERQAKRVLIMVSRRSPQWEKAWTFPEELIVIALRLAQESGLLPQCVQEDSSATRFLAKERWDGRTFIVFDVYHDTYDPDRAHMHGQEDNLPVIEVYLSRKEVARMAGNPTANKVNGDVRALHNATGPGSRPPFSVDHSEGKVPFYNNPRSSESCGVTGLSLS, from the coding sequence ATGGATATAAATCGGGCCGAACGGCAGGCGAAGAGAGTCCTGATCATGGTGTCGCGGAGAAGCCCGCAGTGGGAGAAAGCGTGGACATTTCCCGAGGAACTAATTGTCATTGCACTGCGACTCGCACAGGAGAGCGGACTGCTTCCACAATGCGTGCAAGAGGACTCATCCGCAACCCGATTCCTGGCAAAGGAGAGGTGGGATGGTCGAACATTCATCGTGTTTGACGTCTATCACGACACCTACGACCCCGATAGAGCTCACATgcatggccaagaagatAACCTGCCTGTGATTGAGGTTTATTTGAGTCGAAAGGAGGTCGCGAGGATGGCGGGCAACCCGACAGCGAACAAGGTCAATGGCGACGTCAGAGCTCTCCATAATGCGACTGGTCCAGGCAGCCGACCGCCCTTTAGCGTTGACCACAGCGAAGGGAAAGTGCCCTTCTATAATAACCCGCGATCTTCTGAGTCATGTGGCGTAACGGGCTTGTCTCTCAGTTGA
- a CDS encoding uncharacterized protein (EggNog:ENOG503P53A~COG:S) yields the protein MASEDSPSNHHLAESGITMHSDSEQYSPGEELSTSPPSSGSPVILYKPPTVWSLVRGAAINLLLPFINGMMLGFGELFAHEAAFRLGWGGTKVFPTSRRRAHAIGPGIEVRERREKPGVSLLDYASLE from the exons atggcttcCGAAGACTCCCCGtccaaccaccacctcgccgagTCCGGCATCACGATGCACTCCGACAGCGAGCAGTACTCccccggcgaggagctgtcgacgtcgccgccgtcctcggggTCGCCCGTCATCCTCTACAAGCCCCCCACCGTGTGGTCGCtggtgcgcggcgccgccatcaatcTGCTCCTCCCCTTCATCAACGGCATGATGCTGGGCTTCGGAGAGCTTTTCGCCCACGAGGCTGCGTTTAGGTTAGGCTGGGGCGGCACCAAG GTTTTCCCCACGTCGAGACGGAGAGCGCACGCCATCGGTCCGGGCATCGAGGTCAGAGAGCGGCGCGAGAAGCCGGGTGTGTCACTGCTCGACTACGCCAGCCTGGAGTAG